The following are encoded together in the Candidatus Methylomirabilota bacterium genome:
- a CDS encoding P-II family nitrogen regulator: MKKVEFIIRPFKLDDVKEALTTAGVQGMTVTEVRGFGRQRGRTELYRGTEYTITFVPKVKIEVLILDDLLDQAIKVAMEAARTGKVGDGKIAVCDLPQVIRIRTGEIGEAAL, translated from the coding sequence GTGAAGAAGGTGGAGTTCATCATCCGGCCTTTCAAGTTGGACGACGTCAAAGAGGCCCTGACCACGGCCGGCGTCCAGGGAATGACGGTGACGGAGGTGCGAGGATTTGGGCGCCAGCGGGGACGGACGGAGCTCTACCGGGGAACCGAATACACCATCACCTTTGTTCCCAAGGTCAAGATCGAGGTCCTGATTCTAGACGATCTCCTGGACCAGGCTATAAAGGTCGCCATGGAGGCGGCCAGGACCGGGAAGGTCGGCGATGGGAAGATCGCCGTCTGCGATCTCCCTCAGGTGATCCGTATCCGGACCGGAGAGATTGGGGAAGCCGCCCTATGA